One Glycine max cultivar Williams 82 chromosome 6, Glycine_max_v4.0, whole genome shotgun sequence DNA segment encodes these proteins:
- the LOC100792743 gene encoding phytolongin Phyl1.1 produces MDSIQNKVYYCCVSKGNNVMYVYSGGDQEDENVAALCLERAPPFHRWYFETIGKRTFGFFMEDGYVYFTIVDKGFGNPVVLQFLEHVRDEFKKLSRKGSRGILPNMNSIYIQEKLVPVIRGLITSLESVSHGSSNWRDETSLSFQVDLSPSPSNLNGQIEGASSTKAPLLGKSNKPDKKKVKDHVIAMRDVELEEHRKSTDRGARVDSGNLDGVSQGGAGASVSLQKDMGSMRMRSAPQNIRKKWWRQVRIVLAIDAAVCILLFIIWLVICRGISCIR; encoded by the coding sequence ATggattcaattcaaaataaagtttattacTGCTGTGTTTCTAAGGGTAACAATGTCATGTATGTGTATAGTGGTGGAGACCAAGAAGATGAGAATGTCGCAGCCTTGTGCTTGGAGAGGGCTCCTCCTTTCCACAGGTGGTATTTTGAGACAATAGGTAAAAGgacttttggtttttttatggAAGATGGGTATGTTTACTTCACAATTGTTGATAAAGGTTTTGGTAACCCGGTTGTTCTTCAGTTTCTGGAGCATGTTAGAGACGAGTTTAAAAAGCTGTCTAGAAAAGGTTCAAGAGGAATTTTGCCAAACATGAATTCAATTTACATTCAGGAAAAACTGGTTCCTGTCATCCGCGGCCTGATCACTTCATTGGAGAGTGTTTCACATGGTAGTAGTAATTGGAGAGATGAAACTTCCTTGTCTTTTCAAGTGGATCTGTCTCCGTCACCAAGTAATTTGAATGGACAAATTGAAGGTGCTAGTTCAACAAAAGCCCCGTTATTGGGAAAATCTAACAAGCCAGATAAGAAGAAAGTAAAAGATCATGTGATTGCTATGAGAGACGTTGAGTTGGAGGAGCATCGGAAATCTACAGATAGAGGAGCAAGGGTCGATTCAGGCAATCTGGATGGTGTAAGCCAAGGTGGTGCAGGTGCATCAGTCTCTTTGCAAAAGGATATGGGTTCAATGAGGATGAGATCAGCCCCTCAAAACATTCGTAAGAAATGGTGGCGCCAAGTACGCATTGTCCTAGCTATTGATGCAGCTgtgtgtatattattatttatcatctGGTTAGTAATATGTCGTGGTATATCCTGCATTCGATAG
- the LOC100792213 gene encoding uncharacterized protein isoform X3, whose translation MSASSLVAEAVWKEIESTHSAILDVTEKCIQMLLMQPQLQSQCGCRNPMFLHVLVAIMGVACFLKPCFKLLTHDPRPSYFHVTVNDDQLWTTLREPLELSTKEVLARYLLTPVEGLSFRLQGNPEEKTSICVLLKIFALVIRSSMMLSTEENNFVVNIN comes from the exons ATGAGTGCAAGCAGTTTGGTAGCAGAGGCAGTATGGAAGGAAATTGAGTCTACACACTCAG CAATCCTGGATGTTACCGAAAAGTGCATACAAATGCTGCTAATGCAGCCACAATTGCAatcacaatgtggttgcagaaACCCAATGTTCCTTCATGTTCTGGTTGCAATTATGGGTGTGGCctgttttttaaaaccttgcttTAAATTATTGACTCATGACCCAAGACCCTCTTACTTTCATGTCACAGTGAATGATGATCAACTTTGGAC AACTTTGAGGGAGCCACTAGAATTGTCGACCAAAGAGGTGTTAGCAAGATATCTGCTCACCCCAGTGGAAGGTTTATCTTTCAG GTTACAGGGGAATCCCGAAGAAAAGACCAGTATCTGTGTTTTGCTGAAAATTTTTGCGCTTGTTATTCGTTCTTCTATGATGTTGTCAACAGAGGAGAACAACTTTGT TGTAAACATCAACTAG
- the LOC100792213 gene encoding zinc finger SWIM domain-containing protein 7 isoform X1: protein MSASSLVAEAVWKEIESTHSAILDVTEKCIQMLLMQPQLQSQCGCRNPMFLHVLVAIMGVACFLKPCFKLLTHDPRPSYFHVTVNDDQLWTLHFLFGKNFEGATRIVDQRGVSKISAHPSGRFIFQVTGESRRKDQYLCFAENFCACYSFFYDVVNRGEQLCCKHQLAARLAASLGSYVEVKVSDEELAVLLSKV from the exons ATGAGTGCAAGCAGTTTGGTAGCAGAGGCAGTATGGAAGGAAATTGAGTCTACACACTCAG CAATCCTGGATGTTACCGAAAAGTGCATACAAATGCTGCTAATGCAGCCACAATTGCAatcacaatgtggttgcagaaACCCAATGTTCCTTCATGTTCTGGTTGCAATTATGGGTGTGGCctgttttttaaaaccttgcttTAAATTATTGACTCATGACCCAAGACCCTCTTACTTTCATGTCACAGTGAATGATGATCAACTTTGGAC tttgcatttcttgtttGGCAAGAACTTTGAGGGAGCCACTAGAATTGTCGACCAAAGAGGTGTTAGCAAGATATCTGCTCACCCCAGTGGAAGGTTTATCTTTCAG GTTACAGGGGAATCCCGAAGAAAAGACCAGTATCTGTGTTTTGCTGAAAATTTTTGCGCTTGTTATTCGTTCTTCTATGATGTTGTCAACAGAGGAGAACAACTTTGT TGTAAACATCAACTAGCTGCAAGACTTGCTGCATCTTTGGGATCTTATGTTGAAGTTAAGGTGTCTGATGAGGAGCTAGCTGTGCTACTGTCCAAAGTATAG
- the LOC100792213 gene encoding zinc finger SWIM domain-containing protein 7 isoform X4 has protein sequence MSASSLVAEAVWKEIESTHSVNDDQLWTLHFLFGKNFEGATRIVDQRGVSKISAHPSGRFIFQVTGESRRKDQYLCFAENFCACYSFFYDVVNRGEQLCCKHQLAARLAASLGSYVEVKVSDEELAVLLSKV, from the exons ATGAGTGCAAGCAGTTTGGTAGCAGAGGCAGTATGGAAGGAAATTGAGTCTACACACTCAG TGAATGATGATCAACTTTGGAC tttgcatttcttgtttGGCAAGAACTTTGAGGGAGCCACTAGAATTGTCGACCAAAGAGGTGTTAGCAAGATATCTGCTCACCCCAGTGGAAGGTTTATCTTTCAG GTTACAGGGGAATCCCGAAGAAAAGACCAGTATCTGTGTTTTGCTGAAAATTTTTGCGCTTGTTATTCGTTCTTCTATGATGTTGTCAACAGAGGAGAACAACTTTGT TGTAAACATCAACTAGCTGCAAGACTTGCTGCATCTTTGGGATCTTATGTTGAAGTTAAGGTGTCTGATGAGGAGCTAGCTGTGCTACTGTCCAAAGTATAG
- the LOC100792213 gene encoding zinc finger SWIM domain-containing protein 7 isoform X2: MLLMQPQLQSQCGCRNPMFLHVLVAIMGVACFLKPCFKLLTHDPRPSYFHVTVNDDQLWTLHFLFGKNFEGATRIVDQRGVSKISAHPSGRFIFQVTGESRRKDQYLCFAENFCACYSFFYDVVNRGEQLCCKHQLAARLAASLGSYVEVKVSDEELAVLLSKV, translated from the exons ATGCTGCTAATGCAGCCACAATTGCAatcacaatgtggttgcagaaACCCAATGTTCCTTCATGTTCTGGTTGCAATTATGGGTGTGGCctgttttttaaaaccttgcttTAAATTATTGACTCATGACCCAAGACCCTCTTACTTTCATGTCACAGTGAATGATGATCAACTTTGGAC tttgcatttcttgtttGGCAAGAACTTTGAGGGAGCCACTAGAATTGTCGACCAAAGAGGTGTTAGCAAGATATCTGCTCACCCCAGTGGAAGGTTTATCTTTCAG GTTACAGGGGAATCCCGAAGAAAAGACCAGTATCTGTGTTTTGCTGAAAATTTTTGCGCTTGTTATTCGTTCTTCTATGATGTTGTCAACAGAGGAGAACAACTTTGT TGTAAACATCAACTAGCTGCAAGACTTGCTGCATCTTTGGGATCTTATGTTGAAGTTAAGGTGTCTGATGAGGAGCTAGCTGTGCTACTGTCCAAAGTATAG